In the genome of Halobacterium noricense, one region contains:
- a CDS encoding DUF7287 family protein produces the protein MSRAQTTMDFAAGVSIFLVTVAFAFAFVPGIITPFADPDVGDPVSANRIADDLVTDRLASPNQPYALDTERTAAFFADGDAISELALRDYKSANVTLVTTAGDVATIDGERAAAGQSVSADADATVAWRSVTVVGDRYELVVKVW, from the coding sequence ATGTCCCGGGCACAGACCACCATGGACTTCGCCGCGGGCGTCAGCATCTTCCTCGTGACCGTGGCGTTCGCGTTCGCGTTCGTCCCCGGCATCATCACGCCGTTCGCGGACCCGGACGTCGGCGACCCCGTCTCCGCGAACCGCATCGCCGACGACCTCGTGACCGACCGCCTCGCGTCCCCGAATCAGCCGTACGCCCTCGACACGGAGCGGACGGCCGCGTTCTTCGCGGACGGCGACGCTATCAGCGAGTTAGCACTACGCGACTACAAGTCGGCGAACGTGACGCTAGTAACCACCGCGGGCGACGTGGCGACCATCGACGGCGAGCGCGCAGCGGCCGGGCAGTCGGTCTCCGCGGACGCCGACGCGACCGTCGCGTGGCGGAGCGTGACCGTCGTCGGCGACCGCTACGAACTCGTCGTGAAGGTGTGGTAG
- a CDS encoding type II toxin-antitoxin system PemK/MazF family toxin, with amino-acid sequence MSDEEPTLIFEPGDVVYGVDPFDGAKQARPWLVLSNHEDRPFHGEQYIAVTLTTKSWMDGLLEIPDDDWIRGGTPEQSRIVPWGVQSLSSDDIAFWQGRLRQRLVDDAVASLVDEVQQ; translated from the coding sequence GTGAGCGACGAGGAACCGACGCTGATTTTCGAACCGGGCGACGTCGTCTACGGCGTAGACCCGTTCGACGGTGCCAAGCAGGCACGCCCCTGGCTCGTCCTCTCGAATCACGAGGATCGACCGTTCCACGGCGAACAGTACATCGCGGTTACGTTGACGACGAAATCGTGGATGGACGGACTCCTCGAAATCCCGGACGACGACTGGATACGCGGTGGAACACCCGAACAGAGCCGTATCGTCCCGTGGGGTGTCCAGTCGCTCAGCTCCGACGACATCGCGTTCTGGCAAGGGCGGCTGAGGCAGCGCCTCGTCGACGACGCCGTCGCGTCACTGGTCGACGAAGTCCAACAGTAG
- a CDS encoding MarR family transcriptional regulator, with protein sequence MSIDRETFENASEDELAGLSVPERVLGFLASHDGHAFEASEIAARLELDEGAVSTALTRLKDRDLVEHKATYWAVTDDEQRLAEYDGYERATSLFNEQLGEEDADAWREQSPEGAHPSVDDEQ encoded by the coding sequence ATGTCTATCGACCGCGAAACCTTCGAGAACGCGAGCGAGGACGAGCTCGCGGGACTGTCCGTTCCCGAGCGCGTCCTCGGATTCCTCGCGAGCCACGACGGCCACGCGTTCGAAGCGAGCGAGATTGCCGCTCGCCTCGAACTCGACGAAGGAGCGGTCAGCACCGCCCTCACGCGGCTCAAGGACCGCGACCTCGTCGAACACAAGGCGACGTACTGGGCGGTCACCGACGACGAGCAGCGACTCGCGGAGTACGACGGCTACGAGCGCGCCACCTCCCTGTTCAACGAGCAACTCGGCGAGGAGGACGCGGACGCCTGGCGCGAGCAGTCGCCCGAGGGAGCGCACCCGAGCGTCGACGACGAACAGTGA
- a CDS encoding MFS transporter, translated as MGFRTALRQEVTALWGGGKGVSLVAIATGWGLLNGGRMVYPVIIPYLQTDYGLSLTVSGLLVTVLWFFAAIGQLPGGMLADRYDERALMAVSAVVVAGALGLVVTSSSPIVLFAATAVWGLGHSLYPIARITILSKLYTQRLGSALGVTMATGDIGQTVLPPIAAALAAAVAWQAGLGFVAPLLVVAGILVYATSPSRDDGTDAGTDSGSTQSLRDAVDVLAELRTPEIGFMTVILFLYMFVWQSFTAFYPTYLTSVKDLSTQQASVLFGFFFAVGVLVKPLAGAAYDRIGMRRSLIGILLPAAAGFLLLPVVSGIWPLVGITALVSTMLGTGAVTQSFLAEAFSEATQGTGLGVIRTLTASLAAAGPVVFGVVGDHGYFDEGYVFLAVVMAVVIALTYRMPEST; from the coding sequence ATGGGTTTTCGCACTGCGCTCCGGCAGGAAGTGACGGCATTATGGGGCGGCGGGAAGGGCGTCTCCCTCGTCGCCATCGCGACCGGCTGGGGGCTGCTGAACGGCGGGCGGATGGTCTACCCCGTCATCATCCCCTACCTCCAGACCGACTACGGGCTCTCCCTGACCGTGTCGGGCCTGCTCGTGACCGTGCTGTGGTTCTTCGCGGCAATCGGCCAACTCCCCGGTGGGATGCTCGCCGACCGGTACGACGAGCGCGCGCTCATGGCCGTGAGCGCGGTCGTCGTCGCCGGGGCGCTCGGCCTCGTCGTCACGTCCTCGTCGCCGATCGTCCTGTTCGCGGCGACCGCCGTGTGGGGACTCGGCCACTCGCTGTACCCGATTGCCAGAATCACGATTCTCTCGAAGCTCTACACGCAGCGCCTCGGCAGCGCGCTCGGCGTCACGATGGCGACCGGCGACATCGGCCAGACCGTCCTCCCGCCGATTGCCGCCGCGCTCGCCGCCGCCGTCGCGTGGCAGGCCGGCCTCGGCTTCGTCGCGCCGCTCCTCGTCGTCGCCGGGATTCTCGTCTACGCCACGTCACCGAGCCGGGACGACGGGACAGACGCCGGGACGGACTCGGGGAGCACGCAGTCGCTGCGGGACGCCGTCGACGTCCTCGCGGAACTCCGGACGCCGGAAATCGGGTTCATGACGGTCATCCTCTTCCTCTACATGTTCGTCTGGCAGTCGTTCACCGCGTTCTACCCGACCTACCTCACGTCGGTGAAAGACCTCTCCACCCAGCAGGCGAGCGTGCTCTTCGGGTTCTTCTTCGCGGTCGGCGTGCTCGTCAAGCCGCTGGCCGGCGCGGCCTACGACCGCATCGGGATGCGCCGCTCGCTCATCGGGATTCTGCTGCCGGCCGCCGCGGGCTTCCTCCTGTTGCCCGTCGTCTCCGGCATCTGGCCGCTCGTCGGCATCACCGCGCTCGTCAGCACGATGCTCGGCACCGGCGCCGTCACGCAGTCGTTCCTCGCCGAAGCGTTCTCCGAGGCGACCCAAGGCACCGGCCTCGGCGTCATCCGCACGCTCACCGCGTCGCTGGCCGCCGCCGGCCCGGTCGTCTTCGGCGTCGTCGGCGACCACGGCTACTTCGACGAAGGCTACGTCTTCCTCGCGGTCGTGATGGCCGTCGTCATCGCGCTCACGTACCGGATGCCAGAATCGACGTGA
- a CDS encoding DUF7471 family protein, producing MFPVAHAQTAGLDVPLVVALAAAGVASALLTGAALAAFLRRRSRPYLLVALALGTLLARSVVAGASVGGLLAGDVHHVLEHGLDVLMAGLVIAAVWYARSVSGTPTGGDEQ from the coding sequence GTGTTTCCCGTCGCGCACGCCCAGACTGCAGGCCTGGACGTCCCGCTCGTGGTCGCGCTCGCTGCCGCGGGCGTCGCGTCGGCCCTGCTCACGGGCGCGGCGCTGGCAGCGTTCCTGCGGCGGCGCTCCCGTCCCTACTTGCTGGTCGCGCTCGCGCTCGGCACGCTGCTCGCGCGCTCGGTCGTCGCGGGCGCGAGCGTCGGCGGCCTGCTCGCGGGCGACGTCCACCACGTCCTCGAACACGGCCTCGACGTCCTGATGGCGGGGCTCGTCATCGCCGCGGTCTGGTACGCGCGCTCGGTCTCCGGCACGCCCACGGGAGGTGACGAACAGTGA
- a CDS encoding iron transporter: MRKPSRRAFLAAAGATGLGATAGCLGFLETERATREPPLPENRPDAAYVPSHVEGMEMAGMQTRGRYACALTYTFPHRFWLVRTTNTDRVDVRGEDDVHLMVAVWDTETGTVLPEANVTIEHTRPEGETASVTPWQMLSQQMGVHHGDNVALGPEGNYDATVRVVPPTTRRTGETAATDPVEFDFSFTFDRASLDDLPFEDIPADREGTEGAVDPMDMKSATLSQAPPADSFPIPVQGTGETGGANLVVGTADRLGSLATGDDETYVAASLRTPHNRFVLPNASLSATVDAGSERAFDGDLVPTLDADLGYHYGAVVSTTSAIENVTVSVDTPPQISRHEGYETAFFDFSDVSV, translated from the coding sequence ATGCGTAAGCCGAGTCGCCGCGCGTTCCTCGCAGCAGCAGGCGCTACTGGACTCGGCGCGACCGCGGGCTGTCTGGGCTTCCTCGAAACCGAGCGTGCGACCCGCGAGCCGCCACTCCCCGAGAACCGCCCCGACGCCGCCTACGTTCCTTCGCACGTCGAGGGCATGGAAATGGCCGGGATGCAGACGCGGGGCCGGTACGCGTGCGCGCTCACCTACACGTTCCCGCACCGCTTCTGGCTGGTGCGCACCACGAACACCGACCGCGTGGACGTCCGCGGCGAGGACGACGTCCACCTGATGGTCGCCGTCTGGGACACGGAGACGGGCACAGTGCTGCCGGAAGCGAACGTCACCATCGAGCACACGCGGCCGGAGGGCGAGACGGCCTCGGTGACGCCGTGGCAGATGCTCTCCCAGCAGATGGGCGTCCACCACGGCGACAACGTCGCGCTCGGCCCGGAGGGCAACTACGACGCCACCGTGCGCGTCGTCCCGCCGACCACGCGACGGACGGGCGAGACTGCCGCTACGGACCCCGTGGAGTTCGACTTCTCGTTCACGTTCGACCGCGCCAGCCTCGACGACCTCCCGTTCGAGGACATCCCCGCCGACCGCGAGGGGACGGAAGGCGCCGTCGACCCGATGGACATGAAGAGTGCGACGCTCTCGCAGGCCCCGCCCGCCGACTCGTTTCCGATTCCGGTGCAGGGCACGGGCGAGACGGGTGGCGCGAATCTGGTCGTCGGGACCGCGGACCGACTCGGGAGTCTCGCGACTGGCGACGACGAGACGTACGTCGCGGCGTCGCTGCGCACGCCACACAACCGGTTCGTGCTCCCGAACGCGTCGCTGTCGGCGACCGTCGACGCGGGCAGCGAGCGCGCGTTCGACGGCGACCTCGTGCCGACGCTCGACGCCGACCTCGGCTACCACTACGGCGCGGTCGTCTCCACCACTAGTGCCATCGAGAACGTGACCGTGAGCGTCGACACGCCGCCGCAGATTTCTCGCCACGAGGGCTACGAGACGGCGTTCTTCGACTTCTCGGACGTGTCGGTCTGA
- a CDS encoding winged helix-turn-helix transcriptional regulator: MTDTRDRIAAHVHNDPGVHFNAVVRATDLAPGQVQHHARRLVRAGDLAVERISGRTHYFPPAFDDWERGVVALARRETARDAVYYLLDTGPSRPADVADSVGVARSTLEHHLDALTTHDVVEKHRDERNRVTLVLARPEETIRLLADVDPSAADRFVDRFERLLDNFFD, encoded by the coding sequence GTGACCGACACCCGCGACCGCATCGCCGCGCACGTCCACAACGACCCCGGCGTCCACTTCAACGCGGTCGTCCGGGCGACGGACCTCGCCCCCGGCCAAGTCCAGCACCACGCCCGCCGGCTGGTCCGCGCGGGCGACCTCGCGGTCGAACGCATCTCCGGGCGCACGCACTACTTCCCGCCCGCGTTCGACGACTGGGAGCGCGGCGTCGTCGCGCTCGCGCGCCGCGAAACCGCCCGCGACGCCGTCTACTATCTCCTCGACACCGGGCCGTCGCGGCCGGCCGACGTCGCGGACAGCGTCGGCGTCGCGCGTTCGACGCTCGAACACCACCTCGACGCGCTCACCACGCACGACGTCGTGGAGAAGCATCGCGACGAGCGCAACCGCGTCACGCTCGTACTGGCGCGTCCAGAAGAGACCATCCGGCTCCTCGCCGACGTCGACCCGTCCGCGGCCGACCGGTTCGTCGACCGCTTCGAGCGCCTCCTCGACAACTTCTTCGACTAG
- the hpt gene encoding hypoxanthine/guanine phosphoribosyltransferase, translating to MERLRESFQRAPVIEKEGGYEYVVLPISNGVPMLEPALLREVVVGITRVADLEDVDKIVTPEAMGIHISTAVSLQTDLPVTVVRKREYGLPGEVEIHQETGYSEGEMYVNDVDEGDRVLVLDDLLSTGGTLRALTDALDGIGADIADVVVVIRKVGSENAMADSPHGVTALVDIEVADGEVTVVDEYR from the coding sequence ATGGAGCGGTTACGCGAGTCCTTCCAGCGCGCGCCCGTCATCGAGAAAGAGGGTGGGTACGAGTACGTCGTCCTCCCAATCAGCAACGGCGTGCCGATGCTCGAGCCCGCGCTGCTGCGGGAGGTCGTCGTCGGCATCACGCGGGTCGCAGACCTCGAGGACGTGGACAAAATCGTGACGCCGGAGGCGATGGGCATCCACATCTCGACGGCCGTGAGCCTGCAGACGGACCTCCCGGTGACGGTCGTCCGGAAGCGCGAGTACGGGCTCCCCGGCGAGGTCGAAATCCACCAGGAGACGGGCTACTCGGAGGGTGAGATGTACGTCAACGACGTGGACGAGGGCGACCGCGTGCTCGTGCTCGACGACCTGCTGTCGACGGGTGGAACGTTGCGCGCGCTCACGGACGCCCTCGACGGCATCGGTGCGGACATCGCGGACGTCGTGGTAGTCATCCGGAAGGTCGGCTCGGAGAACGCGATGGCCGACTCGCCCCACGGCGTGACGGCGCTGGTGGACATCGAGGTCGCGGACGGCGAGGTCACGGTCGTCGACGAGTACCGGTAG
- a CDS encoding CBS domain-containing protein, whose amino-acid sequence MDDIFAGRLMSDSIHTVTPDTLVEDAAELMLDNSIGSVVVVDDNGHLEGILTNTDFVTIVAKSKPKAQTTVERYMTTDVVTTGAQDSIRDVADAMLEHGFHHMPVVDEEDNVIGMITTKDLASYISTVQTPSPA is encoded by the coding sequence ATGGACGATATTTTCGCCGGCCGACTGATGTCGGACAGCATCCACACCGTCACCCCCGACACGCTCGTCGAGGACGCCGCCGAGCTCATGCTCGACAACAGCATCGGCTCGGTCGTCGTCGTCGACGACAACGGCCACCTCGAAGGCATCCTCACCAACACCGACTTCGTCACTATCGTCGCGAAGAGCAAGCCGAAAGCCCAGACCACCGTCGAGCGCTACATGACCACGGACGTCGTCACCACCGGCGCGCAGGACTCCATCCGTGACGTCGCCGACGCCATGCTCGAACACGGCTTCCACCACATGCCCGTCGTCGACGAGGAGGACAACGTCATCGGCATGATTACCACGAAGGACCTCGCGTCGTACATCTCCACCGTTCAGACGCCTAGCCCGGCGTAA
- a CDS encoding type II secretion system F family protein gives MSTGSQSFGEGADVVADAFFPVYQWAFSDGSDFVADVETKLAEARMDDPVELFVSRAIGVGVLAGVTLWLLGLALGYGLFYTGLVETETLIGVPVPNETLLAIVQALKIPALVVGTGLFFGFIGFTAGFGGLLSVPYMRSSSREREINMLLPDAVSFMYALSIGGMNQLEILEAMAKADDTYGEVAMEFRSIVQETEYFDTDYRTAVRNRSMETPSDELSQFLTDMLSIINSGGDMTEFLSDKKDKHMRTAKQQQELTLDTLELFGEMYMTLSLFPLLLIIILVIMSMLGQAQMRLLYATVYVLTPIVGLGFLVLVSTVKQDEIGDGFLEFEGEDTGHREPGLLSLGLVERFVGEYAIFDRVKRREGTYETMQVMRHPARFFRDNPLFTLAFTAPVTLVLVVNAVLAGVAPTTLDAMVAAPIWGTFLYVYLPLYLIGFPLAVFREWNVRSRRRITNKLSDNLRKLSSANDTGMTILESIGAVSETTSGKLGEEFETMYAKVNYGTSLKRALVEFNNKYHIPRLARTVKLITKAQEASSQITAVLSTAAQASENQDDIERERRSRARMQVVIIVMTYLTLLAVMLILQVKFLGTMSGLETSTAGAGGAGAQLSFGGNIDTELLGMMFFHAVTMQGVISGFVAGYIRDASLLSGVKFAVILPTVALIAFSFA, from the coding sequence ATGAGCACGGGGTCGCAGTCGTTCGGCGAGGGCGCGGACGTCGTCGCGGACGCGTTCTTCCCCGTCTACCAGTGGGCGTTCAGCGACGGCAGCGACTTCGTCGCGGACGTCGAGACGAAGCTCGCGGAAGCCCGCATGGACGACCCCGTGGAGCTGTTCGTCTCCCGCGCCATCGGCGTGGGCGTCCTCGCGGGCGTCACGCTCTGGCTGCTCGGGCTCGCGCTCGGCTACGGCCTGTTCTACACCGGGCTCGTGGAGACGGAGACGCTCATCGGCGTCCCCGTCCCGAACGAGACGCTGCTGGCCATCGTGCAGGCGCTGAAGATTCCCGCGCTGGTCGTCGGCACCGGCCTCTTCTTCGGGTTTATCGGCTTCACGGCCGGGTTCGGCGGGCTACTCTCCGTGCCGTACATGCGGTCGAGCTCGCGGGAGCGCGAGATTAACATGCTGTTGCCGGACGCCGTCTCGTTCATGTACGCGCTCTCCATCGGCGGCATGAACCAACTGGAGATTCTGGAGGCGATGGCGAAGGCCGACGACACGTACGGCGAGGTCGCCATGGAGTTCCGCAGCATCGTCCAGGAGACCGAGTACTTCGACACGGACTACCGGACGGCGGTGCGGAACCGCTCGATGGAGACGCCCAGCGACGAACTCAGCCAGTTCCTGACGGACATGCTCTCCATCATCAACTCCGGCGGGGACATGACGGAGTTCCTCTCGGACAAGAAGGACAAGCACATGCGCACCGCCAAACAGCAACAGGAGCTCACGCTCGACACCCTGGAGCTGTTCGGCGAGATGTACATGACGCTGTCGCTGTTCCCGCTGTTGCTCATCATCATCCTCGTCATCATGAGCATGCTCGGGCAGGCCCAGATGCGGCTGCTGTACGCCACCGTCTACGTGCTCACGCCCATCGTCGGTCTCGGCTTCCTCGTGCTCGTCTCCACGGTCAAGCAGGACGAAATCGGGGACGGCTTCCTCGAATTCGAGGGCGAGGACACCGGCCACCGCGAACCCGGCCTGCTCAGCCTCGGTCTCGTCGAGCGTTTCGTCGGCGAGTACGCGATTTTCGACCGCGTGAAGCGCCGCGAGGGCACGTACGAGACGATGCAGGTGATGCGCCACCCCGCGCGGTTCTTCCGGGACAACCCGCTGTTCACGCTCGCGTTCACCGCGCCGGTGACGCTCGTGCTCGTCGTGAACGCCGTGCTCGCGGGCGTCGCGCCGACGACGCTCGACGCCATGGTCGCCGCCCCCATCTGGGGGACGTTCCTCTACGTCTACCTCCCGCTGTACCTGATCGGATTCCCGCTGGCGGTGTTCCGCGAGTGGAACGTGCGCTCGCGGCGCCGCATCACGAACAAGCTCTCGGACAACCTCCGGAAGCTCTCCTCGGCCAACGACACCGGGATGACGATTCTGGAGTCCATCGGCGCGGTCTCGGAGACCACTAGCGGGAAGCTCGGCGAGGAGTTCGAGACGATGTACGCGAAGGTGAACTACGGTACGAGCTTGAAGCGCGCGCTCGTCGAGTTCAACAACAAGTACCACATCCCGCGGCTCGCCCGCACGGTGAAGCTCATCACGAAGGCACAGGAGGCGTCCAGCCAGATTACGGCGGTGCTGTCGACGGCCGCACAGGCCAGCGAGAACCAGGACGACATCGAGCGCGAGCGCCGCTCGCGGGCCCGCATGCAGGTCGTCATCATCGTGATGACGTACCTCACGCTGCTGGCGGTGATGCTCATCCTCCAGGTGAAGTTCCTCGGCACGATGAGCGGGCTGGAGACGTCGACGGCTGGCGCGGGCGGCGCGGGCGCCCAGTTGAGCTTCGGCGGGAACATCGACACCGAGCTGCTGGGGATGATGTTCTTCCACGCGGTGACGATGCAGGGCGTCATCTCCGGGTTCGTCGCGGGCTACATCCGCGACGCGAGCCTGCTCTCGGGCGTGAAATTCGCAGTGATACTGCCGACCGTCGCGCTGATAGCGTTCTCCTTCGCGTGA
- a CDS encoding DUF7288 family protein, giving the protein MRAQAHTLEGVAAALLVVATVAFTIQATAVTPLTASTAGQHIETQHERAASGLLETERANGNLSRTLRYWNGSAAAFTNASNEGYYVGETPGASFLLAVEETFGDRAVAYNVNAYYVGSDGERRVRRLAFHGQPSADAVAATRLVTLYDNQSVTERNGTRFEPTAKTLADVDATEGERYFAPNAPGHAYAVVEVEVVVWRM; this is encoded by the coding sequence ATGCGGGCGCAAGCACACACGCTGGAGGGCGTCGCCGCCGCGCTGCTCGTCGTCGCGACGGTCGCGTTCACGATTCAGGCGACCGCGGTGACGCCGCTGACCGCGAGTACGGCCGGCCAGCACATCGAGACCCAGCACGAGCGGGCGGCTTCCGGCCTGCTGGAGACTGAGCGCGCGAACGGCAACCTCTCGCGCACGCTACGCTACTGGAACGGCTCCGCGGCGGCGTTCACGAACGCCAGCAACGAGGGGTACTACGTCGGCGAAACCCCCGGCGCGTCGTTCCTGCTCGCCGTCGAGGAGACGTTCGGCGACCGCGCGGTCGCGTACAACGTCAACGCCTACTACGTCGGTTCTGACGGCGAGCGCCGCGTCCGCCGGCTCGCGTTCCACGGCCAGCCGAGCGCGGACGCCGTCGCCGCCACGCGGCTGGTCACGCTCTACGACAACCAGTCGGTGACCGAACGCAACGGCACTCGCTTCGAGCCGACGGCGAAGACCCTCGCGGACGTGGACGCGACGGAAGGCGAGCGCTACTTCGCGCCGAACGCGCCCGGCCACGCGTACGCCGTCGTCGAAGTGGAGGTGGTAGTGTGGCGGATGT
- a CDS encoding Dyp-type peroxidase, with translation MLPDSRGVSRRAFLKSAVAIGGASALAACMDREDADVPTGVDDPASLPERQHAWNDALSRDDVGNVVPPRHHALVHLDLDGEPTDAARETVETALRTLERAYEWSNNGLLATLGYSPAYFERFDSALPDAVHLPEPQPLSALEDPALDTPDAILHLASDHASAVLEAEEAMRGNRDTANGIDVDAALTDVFSVADRRSGFVGDGLPAEHQDTGGVPDSEPVPEDAPFYMGFESGFEKSQATEDRVTIQSGPFAGGTTQHASHIDLNLTQWYEQDDRESRVAQMFCPAHADSGAVEGTGENLGDSPQLDDCGDPVETGSERGVVGHAQKFQRVREDGRPVILRRDFDSTDGGHAGVHFLALQREIADFERTREAMNATDVSGQTPVGRTQNNGIRQYLSVTHRGNYLLPPRPTRALPTPEGSDA, from the coding sequence ATGCTCCCGGACTCCCGCGGCGTGAGCCGCCGCGCGTTCCTCAAGTCCGCGGTCGCTATCGGCGGCGCGAGCGCGCTCGCGGCGTGCATGGACCGCGAGGACGCTGACGTTCCGACTGGCGTCGACGACCCGGCGTCGCTGCCCGAGCGCCAGCACGCGTGGAACGACGCCCTCTCGCGGGACGACGTGGGAAACGTCGTGCCGCCGCGCCACCACGCGCTCGTCCACCTCGACCTCGACGGCGAACCCACAGACGCGGCTCGCGAGACCGTCGAGACCGCGCTCCGCACGCTCGAACGCGCCTACGAGTGGTCCAATAATGGACTGCTGGCGACGCTGGGCTACTCGCCGGCGTACTTCGAGCGCTTCGACAGCGCGCTCCCCGACGCCGTCCACCTCCCCGAACCGCAGCCGCTCTCGGCCCTCGAAGACCCCGCGCTGGACACGCCCGACGCCATCCTCCACCTCGCCAGCGACCACGCCAGCGCCGTCCTCGAAGCCGAGGAGGCGATGCGCGGCAACCGCGACACCGCCAACGGAATCGACGTCGACGCCGCGCTCACTGACGTCTTCTCGGTCGCGGACCGACGCTCCGGGTTCGTCGGCGACGGCCTCCCGGCGGAGCACCAGGACACCGGCGGCGTCCCGGACTCCGAGCCCGTGCCCGAGGACGCGCCGTTCTACATGGGCTTCGAGTCGGGCTTCGAGAAGAGCCAGGCGACCGAGGACCGCGTCACCATCCAGTCCGGGCCGTTCGCGGGCGGCACCACCCAACACGCCTCCCACATCGACCTGAACCTCACACAGTGGTACGAGCAAGACGACCGCGAGTCCCGCGTCGCGCAGATGTTCTGTCCCGCGCACGCCGACAGCGGCGCGGTCGAGGGCACGGGCGAGAACCTCGGCGACAGCCCCCAGTTGGACGACTGCGGCGACCCCGTGGAGACGGGCAGCGAGCGCGGCGTCGTCGGGCACGCCCAAAAGTTCCAGCGCGTCCGCGAGGACGGCCGCCCGGTCATCCTCCGCCGGGACTTCGACTCGACGGACGGCGGCCACGCGGGCGTGCACTTCCTCGCGCTCCAGCGCGAAATCGCGGACTTCGAGCGCACGCGCGAGGCGATGAACGCCACTGACGTGAGCGGCCAGACGCCGGTCGGCCGCACGCAGAACAACGGCATCCGCCAGTACCTCTCGGTCACCCACCGCGGCAACTACCTGCTGCCGCCGCGGCCGACGCGCGCGCTCCCCACTCCGGAGGGCAGCGATGCGTAA